In Zingiber officinale cultivar Zhangliang chromosome 1A, Zo_v1.1, whole genome shotgun sequence, a genomic segment contains:
- the LOC122038163 gene encoding ubiquitin fusion degradation protein 1 homolog yields MFFGEFNYHGNSFEQTYRCYPASFIDKPQLEMGDKIIMPPSALDRLASLHIDYPMLFELYNVATQSVSHCGVLEFIAEEGMIYMPYWMMQNLLLEEGDPVRVKNATLPKGTYVKLQPHTKDFLDISNPKAILETTLRNFSCLTTGGSIMVAYNNKKYYIDIIETKPSSAISIIETDCEVDFAPPLDYKEPEHPQASVPASKTVEQAHNPQNDAEVEKKFTAFTGAGRRLDGKPGKDNPPCTGSRMTDKTSDTIISPSIAEASISRQAKGKLVFGSNANRAPREAQKAGPKETKEEQAKKEEPKFQPFTGKKYSLKR; encoded by the exons ATG TTTTTTGGAGAATTTAATTACCATGGGAATTCATTTGAGCAGACATACCGTTGCTATCCAGCTTCATTCATTGATAAG CCTCAACTGGAGATGGGAGATAAAA TCATAATGCCACCCTCGGCTCTTGACCGTCTTG CTTCTCTACACATTGATTACCCTATGTTATTTGAGTTGTACAATGTTGCAACACAAAGTGTTTCACACTGTGGTGTTCTAGAGTTCATTGCAGAGGAAGGAATGATATATATGCCATATTGG ATGATGCAAAATTTACTTCTGGAAGAAGGAGATCCTGTCCGTGTCAAAAATGCAACCCTTCCGAAGGGTACATATGTGAAGCTGCAGCCTCACACAAAAGACTTCTTGGATATCTCGAACCCCAAGGCCAT CTTGGAAACAACTTTAAGAaacttctcttgtttgaccactGGTGGCAGTATAATGGTAGCATACAACAATAAGAAATATTACATAGATATAATCGAAACAAAGCCCTCTTCTGCAATTAGCATTATTGAGACAGACTGTGAGGTTGATTTTGCTCCCCCTCTTGATTATAAAGAACCAGAGCATCCACAGGCTTCTGTACCTGCAAGCAAAACAGTGGAACAAG CTCATAATCCACAAAATGATGCTgaagttgaaaaaaaatttactGCATTTACTGGCGCTGGAAGAAGGTTGGATGGCAAGCCAGGAAAGGATAATCCTCCATGTACTGGTTCACGGATGACAGACAAAACGTCTGATACTATAATATCTCCATCCATTGCTGAGGCCAGTATTTCCCGCCAAGCTAAAGGGAAGCTTGTTTTTGGTTCAAATGCAAACCGTGCTCCAAGGGAAGCACAGAAG GCTGGCCCTAAGGAAACAAAAGAAGAACAGGCAAAGAAAGAAGAACCGAAGTTCCAGCCGTTCACTGGGAAGAAATACTCACTCAAACGTTAA